In Maylandia zebra isolate NMK-2024a unplaced genomic scaffold, Mzebra_GT3a scaffold11, whole genome shotgun sequence, a single window of DNA contains:
- the LOC143415989 gene encoding phospholipase D1-like: protein MCQSPVNQTVCGSVHVTVLFSISSLVSLSFCSVHQDDPQRLHRSSIDVLDPISDQFYEEAWMFTSARYTSIYQKVFHCRPSSDAGGLPGQCWPTQRGPGSEELKEILAFLVSFLFSSYPNKTFLHLLAPKRLWCPWRSGPEACAHHVDRKHSDTILEMLTVTSEANWTTQLQQE, encoded by the exons ATGTGTCAATCACCTGTGAATCAAACTGTGTGTGGCTCAGTTCATGTCACAGTGTTGTTTAGTATATCTTCACTTGTCTCACTCTCCTTCTGTTCTGTCCATCAGGACGATCCTCAGCGCTTACACAGATCCTCCATCGATGTTTTGGATCCAATCAGTGATCAGTTCTACGAGGAGGCCTGGATGTTCACCAGCGCTCGCTACACCTCCATCTACCAGAAG GTTTTCCACTGTCGGCCATCCAGCGATGCTGGAGGGCTACCTGGCCAATGCTGGCCTACACAAAGAGGTCCCGGCTCAGAGGAGCTGAAGGAGATCCTTGCCTTCCTCGTCAGTTTCCTCTTCAGTTCCTATCCCAACAAAACCTTCTTGCACCTATTAGCTCCAAAGAGGCTATGGTGCCCGTGGAGGTCTGGACCTGAGGCCTGTGCTCATCACGTGGATAGAAAACACTCTGACACCATTCTGGAG ATGTTGACTGTGACCTCAGAGGCCAACTGGaccacacagctgcagcaggagtga
- the LOC143415944 gene encoding uncharacterized protein LOC143415944 isoform X1 — protein sequence MARASPNKRPPRSEPVCTRTPTPRYKEPPTHRHPRESATGRGSGDQHGARSQRSQEADKPHRRKGEKKHTCDECGKGFTVRASLKQHQVIHTGERPFSCDLCGKSFSLKGSLKKHQLIHSGVKAYSCDQCGRAFTHSSHLQRHLVTHSGIKPYSCDQCGRAFTRSSHLQRHLVTHSGIKAYSCDICGKTFSQRRNRNTHLRIHTRHDVYCCEQCGKQFTTDAQLQRHMFTHTEERPYHCDLCEKTFKSPRYLREHQQIHTRKRLYKCSYCEKQSDTDGSSSQPCHHCGGGKDFHCDLCGKTFSQQKTLKVHQRRHTGDKLKYCKECGRSFTTPSDLKQHELIHSGVKKHLCDQCGSSFTTASQLKTHKRVHTGEKPHKCRHCDRSFSHSSTCNRHERAHMEGNYSCDQCDKSFRNLSSYSAHKRSHVTNKLFHCYQCAQTFTSLSALCKHQRDHSGLKSLPSLDHSESEDTERSSGFCVRLKKLEIRLHRVQIESFKLVLN from the exons atggcccgagcgagccccaataagcggccgccaaggagtgagccggtgtgtacccggacgcccacccccagatacaaagaaccaccaacacaccgacacccgAGGGAGtctgccaccggcaggggaagtggg gaccaacatggagccagaagtcagcgctctcaggaggccgacaaacctcacagaagaaagggagagaaaaaacacacctgtgacgagtgtgggaagggttttactgtgagggcttcactaaaacagcatcaggtcatccacactggagagagaccgttcagctgtgacttgtgtggaaagtctttttccttgaagggttccctaaaaaaacaccaactcatccacagtggagttaaagcgtacagctgtgatcagtgtggcagagcttttactcacagtagccacttacagaggcatctagttacccactctggaattaagccatacagctgtgatcagtgtggcagagcttttactcgcagtagccacttacagaggcatctagttacccactctggaattaaggcatacagctgtgacatctgtggaaaaactttcagccagagaaggaaccgaaatacacacctacgcattcacaccagacatgatgtgtactgctgtgaacagtgtggcaaacagtttacaacagacgcacagttacaacgacacatgtttacccacactgaggagagaccttatcactgtgacctgtgtgagaagacttttaaatctccacgttACCTGAgagaacaccaacagatccacaccagaaagagactctacaagtgcagctactgtgag aagcagagcgacacagatggatccagttctcaaccctgtcatcactgtggtggtgggaaagactttcattgtgacctctgtggaaaaactttcagtcagcaaaagaccctaaaagtacatcaacgtagacacactggagacaaactgaaatactgcaaagaatgtgggagaagcttcaccacaccaagtgatttaaaacaacatgaactgattcacagtggggttaaaaagcacctctgtgatcagtgtgggtcatccttcaccactgcaagtcagcttaaaacacacaaacgagtccacacaggagagaaaccacacaagtgcagacactgtgacagaagCTTCTCACATTCAAGTACTTGTAACAGGcatgaacgtgcacacatggaaggaaactacagctgtgaccagtgtgacaagagcttcaggaatctcagttcatactctgcacacaaacgatcccacgttactaataaactgtttcactgttaccaatgtgcccaaacattcacctcattgtctgctctgtgcaaacatcagcgcgatcactcagggctgaaatcactcccatcactggatcacagtgaatctgaagacacagaaagatcctctggtttctgtgtcagactcaaaaagcttgagatcaggctccacagagttcagatagaatcatttaaacttgtgttgaactga
- the LOC143415944 gene encoding uncharacterized protein LOC143415944 isoform X2, which produces MARASPNKRPPRSEPDQHGARSQRSQEADKPHRRKGEKKHTCDECGKGFTVRASLKQHQVIHTGERPFSCDLCGKSFSLKGSLKKHQLIHSGVKAYSCDQCGRAFTHSSHLQRHLVTHSGIKPYSCDQCGRAFTRSSHLQRHLVTHSGIKAYSCDICGKTFSQRRNRNTHLRIHTRHDVYCCEQCGKQFTTDAQLQRHMFTHTEERPYHCDLCEKTFKSPRYLREHQQIHTRKRLYKCSYCEKQSDTDGSSSQPCHHCGGGKDFHCDLCGKTFSQQKTLKVHQRRHTGDKLKYCKECGRSFTTPSDLKQHELIHSGVKKHLCDQCGSSFTTASQLKTHKRVHTGEKPHKCRHCDRSFSHSSTCNRHERAHMEGNYSCDQCDKSFRNLSSYSAHKRSHVTNKLFHCYQCAQTFTSLSALCKHQRDHSGLKSLPSLDHSESEDTERSSGFCVRLKKLEIRLHRVQIESFKLVLN; this is translated from the exons atggcccgagcgagccccaataagcggccgccaaggagtgagccg gaccaacatggagccagaagtcagcgctctcaggaggccgacaaacctcacagaagaaagggagagaaaaaacacacctgtgacgagtgtgggaagggttttactgtgagggcttcactaaaacagcatcaggtcatccacactggagagagaccgttcagctgtgacttgtgtggaaagtctttttccttgaagggttccctaaaaaaacaccaactcatccacagtggagttaaagcgtacagctgtgatcagtgtggcagagcttttactcacagtagccacttacagaggcatctagttacccactctggaattaagccatacagctgtgatcagtgtggcagagcttttactcgcagtagccacttacagaggcatctagttacccactctggaattaaggcatacagctgtgacatctgtggaaaaactttcagccagagaaggaaccgaaatacacacctacgcattcacaccagacatgatgtgtactgctgtgaacagtgtggcaaacagtttacaacagacgcacagttacaacgacacatgtttacccacactgaggagagaccttatcactgtgacctgtgtgagaagacttttaaatctccacgttACCTGAgagaacaccaacagatccacaccagaaagagactctacaagtgcagctactgtgag aagcagagcgacacagatggatccagttctcaaccctgtcatcactgtggtggtgggaaagactttcattgtgacctctgtggaaaaactttcagtcagcaaaagaccctaaaagtacatcaacgtagacacactggagacaaactgaaatactgcaaagaatgtgggagaagcttcaccacaccaagtgatttaaaacaacatgaactgattcacagtggggttaaaaagcacctctgtgatcagtgtgggtcatccttcaccactgcaagtcagcttaaaacacacaaacgagtccacacaggagagaaaccacacaagtgcagacactgtgacagaagCTTCTCACATTCAAGTACTTGTAACAGGcatgaacgtgcacacatggaaggaaactacagctgtgaccagtgtgacaagagcttcaggaatctcagttcatactctgcacacaaacgatcccacgttactaataaactgtttcactgttaccaatgtgcccaaacattcacctcattgtctgctctgtgcaaacatcagcgcgatcactcagggctgaaatcactcccatcactggatcacagtgaatctgaagacacagaaagatcctctggtttctgtgtcagactcaaaaagcttgagatcaggctccacagagttcagatagaatcatttaaacttgtgttgaactga